A region of Lycium barbarum isolate Lr01 chromosome 1, ASM1917538v2, whole genome shotgun sequence DNA encodes the following proteins:
- the LOC132639408 gene encoding beta-carotene hydroxylase 2, chloroplastic, producing the protein MAAARISFTSTSRTIYFRHSPFLGPKPTSVSPISPFCPNLGAILKSRRKPSFTVCFVLEDEKLKPQFESGAEEIEKKIEEQISATHLAEKLARKKSERFTYLVAAVMSSFGITSMAVMAVYYRFYWQMEGGQVPLSEMFGTFALSVGAAVGMEFWARWAHRALWHASLWHMHESHHKPREGPFELNDVFAIINAIPAIALLNYGFFHKGLIPGLCFGAGLGITVFGMAYMFVHDGLVHKRFPVGPVADVPYFRKVAAAHSLHHSEKFKGVPYGLFLGPKELEDVGGLEELEKEVNRRIKLSKGS; encoded by the exons ATGGCAGCCGCCAGAATTTCCTTCACTTCAACCTCAAGAACCATTTATTTCCGCCATAGCCCATTTCTTGGCCCAAAACCCACCTCAGTCTCACCAATCTCTCCATTTTGTCCTAATTTGGGCGCAATTCTGAAGTCTAGAAGAAAACCCAGTTTCACCGTTTGCTTCGTCCTTGAAGATGAAAAGTTGAAACCCCAATTTGAAAGTGGGGCTGAAGAGATTGAGAAGAAGATTGAAGAGCAGATCTCAGCGACGCATTTGGCGGAGAAATTGGCGAGGAAGAAATCGGAGAGGTTTACTTATCTTGTGGCTGCGGTTATGTCTAGTTTTGGCATTACTTCTATGGCTGTTATGGCAGTTTATTACAGATTTTATTGGCAAATGGAG GGTGGACAAGTTCCTTTATCCGAAATGTTTGGTACATTTGCTCTCTCCGTTGGTGCTGCT GTAGGAATGGAGTTTTGGGCAAGGTGGGCTCATAGAGCGTTGTGGCATGCTTCTCTGTGGCACATGCACGAG TCACACCACAAACCAAGAGAAGGACCTTTCGAGCTAAATGATGTTTTCGCCATAATCAACGCCATTCCAGCAATAGCCCTCCTCAACTATGGTTTCTTCCACAAAGGCCTCATTCCCGGCCTCTGCTTTGGTGCT GGGCTAGGGATCACAGTATTTGGGATGGCATACATGTTCGTTCACGATGGTTTAGTTCACAAGAGATTCCCCGTTGGACCTGTAGCCGATGTGCCTTATTTTAGGAAGGTGGCTGCAGCTCATTCG CTCCATCACTCAGAGAAGTTCAAGGGTGTCCCATATGGCTTGTTCTTAGGACCTAAG GAACTGGAAGACGTAGGAGGACTTGAAGAGTTGGAAAAGGAAGTGAATCGAAGGATAAAACTTTCAAAGGGATCATGA